A genomic segment from Phycisphaerae bacterium encodes:
- a CDS encoding DUF1559 domain-containing protein gives MNGLAAPSNPKSFTLIELLVVVAIIAVLVAMLLPALQSARAQAQAVTCQANLKQVICGAQVYFDDHRTLPPYWIYGSDGYGYRGAKFYMDRVGIWGGPEPRNLSPDTVNMSRQVKEFCWCPTGHRPPETKDPSSGWYRAERYSYGTPEHWPVQMAAIEYPASEPFFADSAAAFTDTQLVVIHRNRWPHDPRMSSYAVALRHLGRAEVAFADGHVAALDRDGVFKVKFNSVVIGGIDTAYNPYPW, from the coding sequence ATGAACGGGTTGGCGGCTCCTTCAAATCCGAAATCGTTCACGTTGATCGAGCTGTTGGTAGTGGTGGCGATCATTGCGGTGCTGGTGGCGATGCTGCTGCCGGCGTTGCAGTCGGCGCGGGCCCAGGCCCAAGCGGTGACGTGCCAGGCCAACCTCAAGCAGGTCATCTGCGGCGCGCAGGTCTATTTCGACGACCACCGGACGCTGCCGCCGTACTGGATCTACGGGTCGGATGGTTACGGATATCGCGGGGCCAAGTTCTATATGGACCGTGTCGGCATCTGGGGCGGGCCAGAGCCTCGGAACCTGTCGCCCGACACCGTGAACATGAGCCGACAGGTCAAAGAGTTTTGCTGGTGCCCCACAGGGCATAGGCCACCCGAGACCAAAGACCCGAGCAGCGGCTGGTACAGGGCCGAGCGGTATTCATACGGGACGCCCGAGCATTGGCCCGTGCAAATGGCAGCAATCGAGTATCCCGCAAGCGAGCCCTTTTTCGCGGACTCCGCGGCGGCGTTTACCGATACCCAGCTTGTTGTGATTCACCGGAACCGTTGGCCGCACGATCCGCGAATGAGTTCCTACGCCGTCGCGCTTCGTCATCTCGGGCGCGCGGAGGTGGCGTTCGCCGATGGCCACGTGGCAGCCTTGGACAGGGACGGAGTGTTCAAGGTGAAATTCAACTCGGTCGTAATCGGCGGAATTGACACGGCCTACAATCCCTACCCCTGGTAG
- a CDS encoding substrate-binding domain-containing protein: MTGTKTKMKAVRLNGERGVPLYRQIEEHFSRLILSRQLQPGDRLPSVSAVMRELGVNTRTVCQAYQRLSDRGLVHAVNGKGTFVAEARAAIQSIVVLADHPVRHGSSEWSSFEQVLYDGVLKQARELELPCQFQVFWEEGLAGLERLRDCGVILFGGGAAMAPAAAGLVEREIRSVAISGWGNLLPLIRGDDGEGIRLVMEHLFELGHRRIAFINAPLDNFSVLRRQEAYQQMMAERGLPVLASWVSTAKSWCMNDSTEQDEMLDRMLSSPEPPTAIVNSGGYLAMAMLQGLHRRGVRVPQEVSVTAYDDSMAFELSSPALTTVRQPWEQIGREAVRKLVAVMEGQEVEDSLLPVELVVRESTGKAGNC, encoded by the coding sequence ATGACGGGAACGAAGACGAAGATGAAGGCGGTGAGGCTCAATGGGGAGCGTGGGGTGCCGCTGTACCGGCAGATCGAGGAGCATTTTTCGCGGCTCATTCTGTCGCGGCAGCTTCAGCCGGGGGATCGGCTGCCGAGTGTCTCAGCGGTCATGCGGGAATTGGGGGTCAACACGCGGACGGTCTGTCAGGCGTATCAGCGGCTGAGCGACCGGGGGCTGGTGCATGCGGTCAACGGCAAGGGGACGTTCGTGGCTGAGGCGCGGGCGGCGATCCAATCGATCGTCGTGCTGGCCGACCACCCGGTGCGTCACGGCAGCAGCGAGTGGTCATCGTTCGAGCAGGTACTCTACGACGGGGTCCTCAAGCAGGCCAGGGAACTGGAGTTGCCGTGTCAGTTCCAGGTATTCTGGGAAGAAGGGTTGGCGGGGCTGGAGAGGCTGCGGGATTGCGGGGTGATTCTGTTTGGTGGTGGGGCGGCGATGGCCCCGGCGGCGGCTGGGCTGGTCGAGCGGGAGATCCGGTCGGTGGCAATCTCGGGCTGGGGAAACCTCTTGCCGCTGATTCGCGGCGACGACGGCGAGGGCATCCGGCTGGTGATGGAGCACCTGTTTGAACTGGGGCATCGGCGGATCGCGTTCATCAACGCCCCGCTGGACAACTTCAGCGTGCTTCGCCGGCAGGAGGCGTATCAACAGATGATGGCGGAACGCGGGCTGCCCGTTCTGGCCTCGTGGGTATCCACGGCGAAGTCGTGGTGCATGAATGACTCAACCGAGCAGGACGAGATGCTCGACCGAATGCTCAGCTCGCCCGAGCCGCCGACCGCGATCGTCAACAGCGGCGGGTATCTGGCGATGGCGATGCTCCAGGGGTTGCACCGGCGAGGCGTGCGGGTGCCGCAGGAGGTCAGCGTGACGGCCTACGATGACTCGATGGCGTTCGAACTCAGCAGTCCGGCACTGACCACCGTGCGTCAGCCGTGGGAACAGATCGGCCGCGAGGCGGTGCGGAAACTGGTCGCGGTAATGGAGGGGCAAGAGGTCGAGGACTCGCTGCTGCCGGTGGAGTTGGTGGTGCGGGAGTCGACGGGAAAGGCGGGGAATTGCTGA